A DNA window from Deltaproteobacteria bacterium contains the following coding sequences:
- a CDS encoding quinone-dependent dihydroorotate dehydrogenase — translation MAISIVHDLPTKVNLLSAWFKAGKLRAMSETAKIATITHVPMRGSLGAWISGVGTALLRLLPAETAHDIGMSLLARGILDHVSTPFIDPLTAGMGVTLPGIGDLPHPIGLAAGFDKHCRVPAAFARMGFSMLEVGTVTPQAQPGNPKPRLFRQAEQLALINRMGFNSDGAATIADRLRRLNWQHDLVPLGINCGKNKNTPADRAIDDYLQVMSAFGDLAHYFVVNISSPNTPGLRDLATPTFIHSLADEIGDRLPKVWVKLDPDMDRREFQALVEAISERGFRGIIVSNTHRVAVPEAGGQSGHPLMALSTACLEWAYAVHQGRLPMIATGGVLSGADIFQKLARGASAVQIYTALVYRGPWVVHQLLVELAAELKLRGISHVQDIIGSYYRE, via the coding sequence GTGGCTATTTCTATTGTACATGATTTGCCTACCAAGGTTAATCTCTTGAGTGCTTGGTTTAAGGCGGGTAAGCTGCGGGCGATGAGTGAAACTGCCAAAATCGCGACAATTACTCATGTGCCCATGCGGGGATCGCTGGGTGCATGGATCAGTGGCGTTGGCACAGCCCTGCTCCGCCTCCTGCCGGCCGAGACGGCACACGATATAGGTATGAGCCTTTTGGCCAGGGGTATCCTGGATCACGTATCGACGCCGTTCATCGACCCGTTGACGGCTGGTATGGGAGTGACCCTGCCCGGTATCGGTGACTTGCCTCATCCTATCGGACTTGCGGCGGGTTTTGATAAGCATTGCCGCGTGCCAGCAGCGTTCGCCCGCATGGGCTTCAGTATGCTTGAGGTTGGTACGGTCACACCGCAGGCCCAGCCTGGTAACCCAAAGCCGCGCCTTTTTCGCCAAGCTGAACAGCTCGCGCTTATAAACAGAATGGGGTTTAACAGTGACGGCGCCGCGACAATCGCCGACAGGTTGAGACGCCTCAACTGGCAACATGATCTTGTTCCGCTGGGCATCAACTGCGGTAAGAATAAGAATACGCCTGCGGATCGTGCGATCGATGACTATCTGCAGGTTATGAGCGCGTTCGGGGATTTGGCGCACTATTTTGTCGTCAACATCTCGTCGCCGAATACACCCGGACTGCGCGATCTGGCTACGCCGACTTTTATTCACAGTTTAGCCGACGAGATTGGTGATCGCTTGCCTAAAGTCTGGGTTAAGCTTGATCCCGATATGGACCGTCGTGAATTTCAGGCGCTAGTCGAGGCTATCAGTGAGCGAGGATTCCGTGGGATTATCGTCAGCAATACGCATCGCGTGGCGGTACCTGAGGCTGGCGGGCAGAGCGGCCATCCCTTGATGGCGCTTTCTACGGCGTGTCTCGAGTGGGCCTATGCGGTCCACCAAGGTCGTCTACCGATGATTGCAACCGGCGGTGTGCTGAGTGGAGCTGACATCTTTCAAAAGCTGGCGCGCGGTGCGAGTGCCGTTCAGATTTATACGGCTCTAGTTTACCGTGGCCCATGGGTAGTGCATCAGCTTTTGGTTGAATTAGCGGCTGAGCTGAAGTTGCGCGGCATAAGTCACGTGCAAGATATCATAGGTAGTTACTATCGTGAGTGA
- a CDS encoding HD domain-containing protein: MSDFDLEIVRRIRGNVHGTVDITALEDRVIDHPMVQRLRRIKQLAFLSLVFPGATHTRFEHSLGVMQLTGFTWSKMRSNQQRLAQSCGRYRDFASIERRGVKIGDQTLVHGLLAPTFPLIEEIFGSAYTLQTVRLAALLHDLGHPPFSHSGERFLPSWKAMLTANRDKIPTYLREYLEESCLNIAASGQDPATKSVRHEVYTLLLVDKLLTEINLSYQGSLKIDPRDVVSVINPAIAPAPNSPLLKHGVYRLCHELISGEVDTDRMDYLLRDSRECGVVYGIFDATRIQESLSIYYDERDQGVHMAINLSGLAAFEDYLRARHSMYLQLYFHKTSVAAEAMLAHLARMLGGWTMPTDLTAYADLDEYNIEPCLAAAAERLPAAQKARFEELLAQLLRHRRLWKRVFEITGKDRSAGDHATEAASKLLAREGIPFEQVSSESSLTTFRTRREHELSHNYLRLIKKDDQQFPRVFAIEDYASPSLISGDTRVHISRIYVEDKKLATGQQLPEQVKQLIREQV; the protein is encoded by the coding sequence GTGAGTGATTTTGATCTAGAGATCGTCCGACGGATTCGTGGCAATGTGCATGGCACGGTAGATATCACGGCGCTTGAAGATCGCGTGATCGATCACCCGATGGTGCAGCGCCTTCGTCGCATCAAGCAGTTAGCGTTTCTATCCCTGGTGTTTCCTGGTGCGACGCACACCCGGTTTGAGCACTCTCTAGGGGTGATGCAGCTAACGGGATTCACCTGGAGCAAGATGCGCTCTAATCAGCAGCGGTTAGCGCAGAGCTGTGGGCGTTATCGTGATTTCGCCTCTATCGAACGGCGCGGCGTAAAGATCGGTGATCAGACTCTGGTGCACGGTTTACTTGCTCCCACGTTTCCCTTGATAGAGGAAATTTTTGGCTCAGCCTATACGCTACAAACAGTGCGTTTAGCTGCCCTTCTGCACGATCTGGGTCACCCTCCATTCTCTCATAGTGGGGAGCGATTCTTACCGAGTTGGAAGGCAATGCTCACGGCCAATCGTGATAAGATCCCGACTTATCTTCGTGAATATCTTGAGGAGTCCTGCCTCAATATCGCGGCGTCCGGCCAAGATCCAGCGACTAAGTCTGTACGGCACGAGGTTTATACACTCCTTTTGGTCGATAAGTTGCTCACCGAGATCAATCTGAGTTATCAGGGTTCGCTGAAGATCGATCCTCGCGATGTCGTCAGTGTCATCAACCCGGCCATAGCTCCGGCACCAAATTCGCCACTATTGAAGCACGGCGTTTACCGTCTATGCCACGAACTGATCTCGGGCGAAGTCGACACGGACCGTATGGACTATCTACTGCGCGACTCGCGCGAGTGCGGTGTTGTTTACGGTATTTTTGACGCGACGCGGATTCAAGAGTCGCTCTCGATTTATTATGACGAGCGTGATCAGGGTGTCCACATGGCGATCAATCTTTCGGGATTGGCAGCTTTTGAAGACTACCTGCGTGCTAGGCACTCGATGTATCTCCAGCTGTATTTCCATAAAACATCGGTCGCGGCAGAGGCCATGTTGGCCCATTTAGCGCGCATGCTGGGTGGCTGGACCATGCCTACGGATCTCACAGCTTATGCCGATTTGGACGAGTACAACATCGAACCCTGTCTTGCAGCCGCGGCGGAGCGTTTACCGGCTGCGCAAAAGGCACGCTTTGAGGAGCTCCTGGCTCAGTTGCTACGTCATAGGCGCCTATGGAAGCGCGTGTTTGAAATTACCGGCAAGGATCGGAGCGCCGGCGACCATGCTACCGAGGCGGCATCTAAGCTCTTGGCCCGTGAGGGCATCCCATTTGAACAAGTATCATCCGAGAGCTCTCTGACCACGTTTAGAACGCGCAGAGAACATGAGCTCAGTCACAACTACCTGCGTCTCATTAAAAAAGATGATCAGCAATTCCCGCGGGTATTTGCGATTGAGGACTATGCCTCACCATCTTTGATATCGGGTGATACGCGGGTACATATTAGTCGTATCTATGTCGAGGACAAGAAGCTCGCTACGGGTCAACAGCTGCCTGAACAAGTCAAGCAGCTGATTCGGGAGCAGGTTTAA